A genomic segment from Corylus avellana chromosome ca5, CavTom2PMs-1.0 encodes:
- the LOC132181019 gene encoding probable galacturonosyltransferase 15 isoform X1: MKFYISTTGIKRVTISSSGAAGKASPTKATAPRRISSRTLLPVLLVLGIALPFLFVRIAFLVLESATACSSPLDCIGWRFFSGADASLKLREELSRSLVEAKEGDINEEGIEIESFDKLVKDMTSKRQDIKAFAFKTKAMLLQMERKVQSARQRESIYWHLASHGVPKSLHCLCLKLAEEYAVNAIARSRLPPPEYVSRLADPSFHHLVLLTDNVLAASTVVSSTIQNSANPGKLVFHIVTDKKTYTPMHAWFAINSIKSAVVEVKGLHQFDWSQEVNVGVKEMLEIHRLIWRHYYNNLKEEDFEYKGEHKRYLEALSPSSLSLLNHLRIYIPELFPDLNKIVFLDDDIVVQHDISSLWELDLNGKVVGAVVNSWCGDDCCPGRKYRDYLNFSHPIISSNFDPDRCAWLYGMNVFDIEAWRRTNITATYHQWLKLSHKSGLALWHPGVLPPSLIAFEGHVHPIEPSWHLAGLGYQSAEVHQEVLEAAAVIHFSGPAKPWLEIGFPEVRSLWTKYVSFSNNFIRKCSVMG; the protein is encoded by the exons ATGAAGTTTTACATATCCACGACGGGGATTAAGCGAGTCACGATATCCAGCTCCGGCGCCGCCGGTAAGGCTTCTCCGACCAAGGCCACGGCGCCTCGTCGGATTTCCAGCCGGACGCTGCTGCCGGTCCTGCTCGTGCTCGGGATCGCTCTGCCGTTTCTCTTTGTGAGAATTGCGTTTTTGGTGCTCGAATCTGCCACTGCTTGCTCTTCTCCTCTTG ATTGTATAGGATGGAGGTTTTTCAGCGGGGCTGACGCATCTCTG AAGCTGAGGGAGGAGCTAAGCAGATCATTAGTTGAGGCGAAGGAAGGTGACATTAATGAGGAAGGAATAGAGATAGAGTCATTCGACAAGCTTGTGAAGGATATGACGTCGAAAAGACAGGATATCAAGGCATTTGCTTTCAAGACCAAGGCTATG CTACTTCAGATGGAACGCAAGGTCCAGTCGGCGAGACAGCGTGAGTCTATTTACTGGCATTTAGCTTCACATGGTGTCCCCAAAAGCTTACATTGTCTTTGCCTAAAACTGGCCGAGGAGTATGCTGTAAATGCAATTGCTCGATCTCGTCTACCTCCACCAGAATATGTTTCTCGCCTTGCCGACCCCTCGTTTCATCACCTTGTTCTTCTAACTGATAATGTCCTTGCTGCTTCTACTGTTGTCTCTTCTACAATCCAAAACTCAGCCAACCCTGGAAAGTTAGTGTTCCACATAGTTACTGACAAAAAAACTTATACCCCGATGCATGCGTGGTTTGCGATCAATTCTATTAAATCTGCGGTGGTGGAAGTTAAGGGATTGCACCAATTTGATTGGTCTCAGGAAGTGAATGTTGGTGTGAAAGAGATGTTAGAGATTCATCGTCTAATTTGGAGGCACTACTACAATAATTTGAAAGAAGAAGATTTTGAGTATAAAGGAGAACATAAAAGATATCTAGAGGCTTTAAGCCCCAGCTCCCTCTCCCTCCTTAATCACCTCCGAATTTATATCCCTGAG CTGTTTCCAGATCTCAACAAGATAGTGTTCTTGGATGATGATATTGTAGTACAACATGACATATCATCTTTGTGGGAATTGGATCTCAATGGAAAAGTTGTTGGTGCAGTTGTTAATTCATGGTGTGGAGATGACTGTTGCCCGGGAAGAAAATACAGGGACTACTTGAACTTTTCGCATCCAATTATATCATCCAACTTTGACCCTGATCGTTGTGCATGGCTGTATGGCATGAATGTCTTTGATATCGAAGCTTGGAGGAGGACCAACATCACTGCAACTTACCATCAATGGTTAAAACTT AGCCACAAATCTGGGTTGGCATTATGGCATCCAGGAGTACTTCCACCTTCCTTAATAGCTTTTGAGGGTCATGTGCATCCTATTGAACCATCATGGCATCTGGCCGGTTTAGGTTATCAATCTGCAGAAGTTCATCAAGAGGTATTGGAAGCTGCTGCTGTTATACATTTCAGTGGCCCTGCAAAGCCATGGCTTGAGATTGGGTTTCCAGAGGTCCGAAGCTTATGGACTAAATATGTAAGTTTCTCAAACAATTTTATTAGGAAATGTAGCGTAATGGGGTAA
- the LOC132181882 gene encoding agamous-like MADS-box protein MADS1 encodes MAIKIDTLILSLRPQFYQQEASKLRRQIRETQNLNRHILGEALSSMTLKELKNLEVKLEKGISRIRSKKNEMLCADIEFMQKREVELQNQNNYLRAKIAENERAQQEQTTSMMPETAYESTSSQAYDRNYLPINLLESNHYSCADQTALQLV; translated from the exons ATGGCCATAAAAATCG ATACACTTATATTATCACTACGTCCTCAGTTTTACCAGCAAGAGGCATCCAAACTTCGAAGACAGATCCGGGAAACCCAAAATCTGAACAG GCATATTCTGGGTGAAGCTCTTAGCAGTATGACCTTGAAAGAACTCAAGAACCTGGAGGTAAAATTGGAGAAAGGAATCAGCAGAATTAGATCCAAAAAG AATGAAATGCTATGTGCTGACATCGAGTTCATGCAAAAGAGG GAGGTTGAGCtgcaaaatcaaaacaattatCTGCGAGCAAag ATAGCTGAAAATGAGAGAGCACAACAGGAGCAAACGACAAGCATGATGCCAGAAACCGCGTATGAGTCTACGTCTTCACAAGCATACGATCGGAACTACCTCCCTATAAACCTTCTGGAATCCAACCACTACTCCTGCGCAGACCAGACAGCTCTCCAACTTGTCTAG
- the LOC132181019 gene encoding probable galacturonosyltransferase 15 isoform X2: MKFYISTTGIKRVTISSSGAAGKASPTKATAPRRISSRTLLPVLLVLGIALPFLFVRIAFLVLESATACSSPLDCIGWRFFSGADASLLREELSRSLVEAKEGDINEEGIEIESFDKLVKDMTSKRQDIKAFAFKTKAMLLQMERKVQSARQRESIYWHLASHGVPKSLHCLCLKLAEEYAVNAIARSRLPPPEYVSRLADPSFHHLVLLTDNVLAASTVVSSTIQNSANPGKLVFHIVTDKKTYTPMHAWFAINSIKSAVVEVKGLHQFDWSQEVNVGVKEMLEIHRLIWRHYYNNLKEEDFEYKGEHKRYLEALSPSSLSLLNHLRIYIPELFPDLNKIVFLDDDIVVQHDISSLWELDLNGKVVGAVVNSWCGDDCCPGRKYRDYLNFSHPIISSNFDPDRCAWLYGMNVFDIEAWRRTNITATYHQWLKLSHKSGLALWHPGVLPPSLIAFEGHVHPIEPSWHLAGLGYQSAEVHQEVLEAAAVIHFSGPAKPWLEIGFPEVRSLWTKYVSFSNNFIRKCSVMG, from the exons ATGAAGTTTTACATATCCACGACGGGGATTAAGCGAGTCACGATATCCAGCTCCGGCGCCGCCGGTAAGGCTTCTCCGACCAAGGCCACGGCGCCTCGTCGGATTTCCAGCCGGACGCTGCTGCCGGTCCTGCTCGTGCTCGGGATCGCTCTGCCGTTTCTCTTTGTGAGAATTGCGTTTTTGGTGCTCGAATCTGCCACTGCTTGCTCTTCTCCTCTTG ATTGTATAGGATGGAGGTTTTTCAGCGGGGCTGACGCATCTCTG CTGAGGGAGGAGCTAAGCAGATCATTAGTTGAGGCGAAGGAAGGTGACATTAATGAGGAAGGAATAGAGATAGAGTCATTCGACAAGCTTGTGAAGGATATGACGTCGAAAAGACAGGATATCAAGGCATTTGCTTTCAAGACCAAGGCTATG CTACTTCAGATGGAACGCAAGGTCCAGTCGGCGAGACAGCGTGAGTCTATTTACTGGCATTTAGCTTCACATGGTGTCCCCAAAAGCTTACATTGTCTTTGCCTAAAACTGGCCGAGGAGTATGCTGTAAATGCAATTGCTCGATCTCGTCTACCTCCACCAGAATATGTTTCTCGCCTTGCCGACCCCTCGTTTCATCACCTTGTTCTTCTAACTGATAATGTCCTTGCTGCTTCTACTGTTGTCTCTTCTACAATCCAAAACTCAGCCAACCCTGGAAAGTTAGTGTTCCACATAGTTACTGACAAAAAAACTTATACCCCGATGCATGCGTGGTTTGCGATCAATTCTATTAAATCTGCGGTGGTGGAAGTTAAGGGATTGCACCAATTTGATTGGTCTCAGGAAGTGAATGTTGGTGTGAAAGAGATGTTAGAGATTCATCGTCTAATTTGGAGGCACTACTACAATAATTTGAAAGAAGAAGATTTTGAGTATAAAGGAGAACATAAAAGATATCTAGAGGCTTTAAGCCCCAGCTCCCTCTCCCTCCTTAATCACCTCCGAATTTATATCCCTGAG CTGTTTCCAGATCTCAACAAGATAGTGTTCTTGGATGATGATATTGTAGTACAACATGACATATCATCTTTGTGGGAATTGGATCTCAATGGAAAAGTTGTTGGTGCAGTTGTTAATTCATGGTGTGGAGATGACTGTTGCCCGGGAAGAAAATACAGGGACTACTTGAACTTTTCGCATCCAATTATATCATCCAACTTTGACCCTGATCGTTGTGCATGGCTGTATGGCATGAATGTCTTTGATATCGAAGCTTGGAGGAGGACCAACATCACTGCAACTTACCATCAATGGTTAAAACTT AGCCACAAATCTGGGTTGGCATTATGGCATCCAGGAGTACTTCCACCTTCCTTAATAGCTTTTGAGGGTCATGTGCATCCTATTGAACCATCATGGCATCTGGCCGGTTTAGGTTATCAATCTGCAGAAGTTCATCAAGAGGTATTGGAAGCTGCTGCTGTTATACATTTCAGTGGCCCTGCAAAGCCATGGCTTGAGATTGGGTTTCCAGAGGTCCGAAGCTTATGGACTAAATATGTAAGTTTCTCAAACAATTTTATTAGGAAATGTAGCGTAATGGGGTAA